The Burkholderia cepacia ATCC 25416 genome includes a window with the following:
- a CDS encoding LysR family transcriptional regulator produces MTHAATGRPAAPTRAESAPHDSDLSELRVQDLDLNLLKTFRAVYEERHVGRAALRLGVTQPSVSHALGRLRLMFRDALFVRTGTGVEPTPRAQRLAISVDKALAILQDVLDEGSRFAPDSTQRAFRLHMSDFAASAFLPTLLAAFDRRAPGAVIETLHVDECQLNVALESGRIDFALGHFADASSHFQRTALLHERCVLLMPRRTAQRVALPDDYVLDGAAPDTLRFVAVTSHPQSMQLLERHGLMPRVRAALPDFMVVPALLRDGDYALILPETIAITFAARQPCALYEIAGAGEWAVNAYWHRRFDADPGHRWLRALLLELFNIGELAPFDAWLAPQPPACA; encoded by the coding sequence ATGACGCACGCCGCAACCGGCCGCCCGGCGGCCCCGACCCGCGCCGAATCCGCGCCGCACGACAGCGACCTGTCCGAACTGCGCGTGCAGGATCTCGACCTCAACCTGCTGAAGACGTTTCGCGCGGTCTACGAGGAGCGGCATGTCGGCCGCGCGGCGCTGCGGCTCGGCGTCACGCAGCCGTCCGTCAGCCATGCGCTCGGCCGGCTGCGGCTGATGTTCCGCGACGCGCTGTTCGTGCGCACCGGCACCGGCGTCGAGCCGACGCCGCGCGCGCAGCGGCTGGCGATCTCGGTCGACAAGGCGCTCGCGATCCTGCAGGACGTGCTCGACGAAGGGTCGCGCTTCGCGCCCGACAGTACGCAGCGCGCGTTCCGCCTGCACATGAGCGATTTCGCCGCGAGCGCGTTCCTGCCGACACTGCTCGCCGCGTTCGACCGCCGCGCGCCGGGCGCGGTGATCGAGACGCTGCACGTCGACGAATGCCAGCTCAACGTCGCGCTCGAATCGGGGCGCATCGACTTCGCGCTCGGGCATTTCGCCGACGCGTCGAGCCACTTCCAGCGCACCGCGCTGCTGCACGAGCGCTGCGTGCTGCTGATGCCGCGCCGCACCGCGCAGCGCGTCGCGCTCCCCGACGATTACGTGCTCGACGGCGCGGCGCCCGATACATTGCGCTTCGTCGCGGTCACGTCGCATCCGCAATCGATGCAGCTGCTGGAGCGGCACGGGCTGATGCCGCGCGTGCGCGCGGCGCTACCGGATTTCATGGTGGTGCCCGCGCTGCTGCGGGACGGCGACTATGCGCTGATCCTGCCGGAGACGATCGCGATCACGTTCGCGGCGCGGCAGCCGTGCGCGCTGTACGAGATCGCCGGTGCCGGCGAATGGGCCGTCAACGCGTACTGGCACCGGCGCTTCGACGCGGACCCCGGCCATCGCTGGTTGCGCGCGCTGCTGCTCGAGCTGTTCAACATCGGCGAGCTGGCGCCGTTCGACGCATGGCTCGCGCCGCAACCGCCCGCCTGCGCATGA
- a CDS encoding porin, translated as MTQPNGRADRLAVPLAALLACAALPAFAQSSVTLYGRVDTAIEYANAGPNHVTRMGSGNLFASQWGLKGVEDLGGGYATIFKLEDGFNAASGALSNSSALFGREAWVGITGPFGGVQFGELYTILHTTLVTYSLPGLGAGLAWGNATNNFVGPAFLRVRNSMRYTSPRYAGLMLRAMAARGTNGAAGQPATLGDTYGAGLNYVRGGLSVDIDYMQQKFSPVAAAALGDTSPAANGNYTLGAISYDFNVVKVAALYLRHRGGPDVATAIDSQGAYPHSDIMELSATVPIGRASLLLSVGHYRKVADSDGNADSYGIRFDYPLSKRTVLYTGAAMVRNGAHARFVVNGAAGGGVAVAKPGATASSIVAGILTSF; from the coding sequence ATGACTCAACCGAACGGGCGGGCCGACCGGCTTGCCGTACCGCTTGCCGCGCTGCTGGCCTGCGCGGCGCTGCCCGCATTCGCGCAATCGAGCGTGACGCTCTACGGCCGCGTCGACACCGCGATCGAATATGCGAACGCCGGGCCGAACCACGTGACGCGCATGGGCAGCGGCAACCTGTTCGCTTCGCAGTGGGGGCTGAAGGGCGTCGAGGATCTCGGCGGCGGCTACGCGACGATCTTCAAGCTGGAGGACGGCTTCAACGCGGCCAGCGGCGCGCTGTCGAACAGCAGTGCGCTGTTCGGCCGCGAAGCGTGGGTCGGCATCACGGGGCCGTTCGGCGGCGTGCAGTTCGGCGAGCTTTACACGATCCTGCACACGACGCTTGTCACGTACAGCCTGCCCGGACTCGGCGCGGGGCTCGCGTGGGGCAACGCGACGAACAACTTCGTCGGGCCCGCGTTCCTGCGCGTGCGCAACTCGATGCGCTATACGTCGCCGCGCTACGCGGGCCTCATGTTGCGCGCGATGGCCGCGCGCGGCACCAACGGCGCGGCCGGGCAGCCGGCGACGCTCGGCGATACGTACGGCGCGGGGCTCAACTACGTGCGCGGCGGCCTGTCGGTCGACATCGACTACATGCAGCAGAAGTTCAGCCCGGTGGCCGCGGCCGCGCTCGGCGACACGAGCCCGGCCGCGAACGGCAACTACACGCTCGGCGCGATTTCGTACGACTTCAATGTCGTGAAGGTCGCCGCGCTGTACCTGCGCCATCGCGGCGGCCCCGACGTCGCGACCGCGATCGACAGCCAGGGCGCGTATCCGCACAGCGACATCATGGAGCTGAGCGCGACGGTGCCGATCGGGCGTGCGTCGCTGCTGCTGAGCGTCGGCCATTACCGCAAGGTCGCGGACAGCGACGGCAACGCCGATTCGTACGGCATCCGTTTCGACTATCCGCTGTCGAAGCGCACGGTGCTGTACACGGGCGCCGCGATGGTGCGCAACGGCGCGCATGCGCGCTTCGTCGTCAACGGCGCGGCGGGCGGCGGCGTCGCGGTCGCCAAGCCGGGCGCGACCGCGAGCTCGATCGTCGCGGGCATCCTTACGTCGTTCTGA
- a CDS encoding spinster family MFS transporter codes for MSASTARAADGKRYTYEWYVVVICMLAYVFSFVDRQVLVLMIEPIKRDLHLSDTQFSLLNGFAFSLFYAVMGLPVAYLADRYARPRIISLGIALWSVATAACGLSQHFVQMFIARMGVGVGEAALSPGAYSMLADYFPKEKLGRAIAVYSLGSFIGGGVAFLIGGYVIALLKHASAFTLPVVGQVHAWQVTFLIVGLPGLLVALLFAATVRDPQRKGLAQDRSGAVRRVSMRDSLRFVGTHRATFVCHYLGFSFYAMTLYCLLSWTPAFYIRRFGMTAVEAGYTLGIVLLVANTAGVFCGGWLNDWMLRRGRSDAPMRAGAIGAACMVIPATLFTQLDSLPASLAMLVVAMFFASFPMPTSTAAMQTLAPNQMRAQISALFLLVSNLIALGIGTTVVALFTDRVFGAPAAVGHSMSIVNVAAATLAALLLAAGCRHYRRSLDRERGHASAAAPQAAEAGNAIAAR; via the coding sequence ATGTCCGCATCCACGGCCCGCGCTGCCGACGGCAAGCGCTATACGTACGAATGGTATGTCGTCGTCATCTGCATGCTCGCGTACGTCTTTTCGTTCGTCGACCGCCAGGTCCTCGTGCTGATGATCGAGCCGATCAAGCGCGACCTGCATCTGTCCGACACGCAGTTCAGCCTGCTCAACGGCTTCGCGTTCTCGCTGTTCTATGCGGTGATGGGGCTGCCGGTCGCGTATCTCGCCGATCGCTACGCGCGCCCGCGGATCATCTCGCTCGGCATCGCGCTGTGGAGCGTCGCGACCGCCGCGTGCGGGCTCAGCCAGCATTTCGTGCAGATGTTCATCGCGCGCATGGGCGTGGGCGTCGGCGAGGCCGCGCTGTCGCCCGGCGCGTATTCGATGCTCGCCGACTACTTCCCGAAGGAGAAGCTCGGGCGCGCGATCGCCGTGTATTCGCTCGGTTCGTTCATCGGCGGCGGCGTCGCGTTCCTGATCGGCGGTTACGTGATCGCGCTGCTCAAGCATGCGAGCGCGTTCACGCTGCCGGTGGTCGGGCAGGTGCATGCGTGGCAGGTCACGTTCCTGATCGTCGGGCTGCCGGGGCTGCTGGTCGCGCTGCTGTTCGCGGCGACCGTGCGCGACCCGCAGCGCAAGGGGCTCGCGCAGGATCGCTCGGGCGCCGTGCGGCGGGTGTCGATGCGCGATTCGCTGCGCTTCGTCGGCACGCATCGCGCGACCTTCGTGTGCCATTACCTCGGCTTCTCGTTCTACGCGATGACGCTGTACTGCCTGCTGAGCTGGACGCCCGCGTTCTATATCCGCCGCTTCGGGATGACGGCCGTCGAAGCCGGCTACACGCTCGGCATCGTGCTGCTGGTCGCGAACACGGCCGGCGTGTTCTGCGGCGGCTGGCTCAACGACTGGATGCTGCGGCGCGGCCGCAGCGATGCGCCGATGCGCGCCGGCGCGATCGGCGCCGCGTGCATGGTGATTCCCGCGACGCTGTTCACGCAACTCGACTCGCTGCCCGCTTCGCTCGCGATGCTCGTCGTCGCGATGTTCTTCGCGTCGTTCCCGATGCCGACGTCGACCGCCGCGATGCAGACGCTCGCGCCGAACCAGATGCGCGCACAGATCTCCGCGCTGTTCCTGCTCGTGTCGAACCTGATCGCGCTCGGGATCGGTACGACCGTCGTCGCGCTGTTCACCGATCGCGTGTTCGGCGCGCCGGCGGCGGTCGGCCATTCGATGTCGATCGTCAATGTCGCGGCGGCCACGCTCGCCGCGCTGCTGCTCGCCGCCGGTTGCCGGCACTATCGTCGCAGCCTCGATCGCGAACGCGGCCATGCGTCGGCAGCGGCACCGCAGGCGGCCGAGGCGGGCAACGCAATCGCCGCACGCTGA
- a CDS encoding PDR/VanB family oxidoreductase, with the protein MQANRHQVRIDALIDAAQDIRCFRVSRIDGQPFDAYEPGAHIDVTAPSGVTRQYSLCGNPDERGSYLFAVKKEAQSRGGSRSLHDDVRVGAELSIGTPRNLFRLTEDASEHVLIAAGIGITPLLSMAYALHRRGARYRLHYFARSREHAAFVHELSAEPFASHVTFHYGVKPDALAAALGRCVESVDAHAHVYTCGPGPFMEAVVAAAATRLPEDSIHLERFAAEPVAADADPMPADGFEVRLHRSGQSVRVTPDTSIVDALARIGVEVDTSCGEGVCGTCMVPVVDGEPDHRDHCLSKAERASNTVICCCVSRARSAVLVLDL; encoded by the coding sequence ATGCAAGCGAACCGCCACCAGGTCCGGATCGACGCGCTGATCGACGCGGCGCAGGACATCCGCTGTTTCCGGGTTTCGCGCATCGACGGCCAGCCGTTCGACGCGTATGAACCCGGTGCCCATATCGACGTCACCGCGCCGTCCGGCGTCACGCGGCAATACTCGCTGTGCGGCAACCCCGACGAACGCGGCAGCTACCTGTTCGCGGTGAAGAAGGAGGCGCAGTCGCGCGGCGGCTCGCGTTCGCTGCACGACGATGTGCGGGTCGGCGCCGAGCTGTCGATCGGCACGCCGCGCAACCTGTTTCGTCTGACTGAGGACGCGAGCGAGCATGTGCTGATCGCGGCCGGCATCGGCATCACGCCGCTGCTGTCGATGGCGTATGCGCTGCACCGGCGCGGCGCGCGCTACCGGTTGCATTACTTCGCGCGCAGCCGCGAGCACGCGGCCTTCGTCCACGAACTGTCGGCCGAGCCGTTCGCGTCGCACGTGACGTTCCACTACGGCGTCAAGCCCGACGCGCTCGCGGCCGCGCTGGGCCGCTGCGTCGAATCGGTCGACGCACACGCGCACGTCTACACGTGCGGCCCGGGGCCGTTCATGGAGGCAGTCGTCGCGGCAGCCGCGACGCGCTTGCCCGAAGACTCGATCCATCTCGAACGTTTCGCGGCGGAACCCGTCGCCGCCGATGCCGACCCCATGCCTGCCGATGGATTCGAAGTGCGCCTGCACCGCAGCGGGCAATCGGTACGCGTCACGCCCGACACGTCGATCGTCGACGCGCTCGCGCGCATCGGCGTCGAGGTCGACACGTCGTGCGGCGAAGGCGTGTGCGGCACCTGCATGGTGCCCGTCGTCGACGGCGAGCCCGATCATCGCGACCACTGCCTCAGCAAGGCCGAGCGCGCGAGCAACACGGTGATCTGCTGCTGCGTGTCGCGCGCGCGCTCGGCGGTGCTGGTGCTCGATCTCTGA
- a CDS encoding LysR family transcriptional regulator, whose amino-acid sequence MTSVDHLDLNLLRVFQAIVEERSLTKAGERLALSQPAVSYSLGRLRTLFDDPLFVRTRSGMQPTPVALELAGIVGKALDMVRVALRYAERFDPATSTRTFRLSLSDAGEMAYLPAICQALRERAPRVTLSVQPLPVEEIEEALRASRLDFAIGNLPELMPRTRHQVLFEETYVCMTGRRRGLPSGGALSLEQFVRAAHVNVKSVEHSHHALDDALRAQGVGRNIALEVPHFVALPSVLSVTDLYATLPKRLARILNRDNAFRLYDLPVTLPPAPVTMHWHEHFHEDEGNAWMRTLLAELVEGFDNA is encoded by the coding sequence ATGACGTCGGTCGATCATCTCGATCTGAACCTGTTGCGCGTATTCCAGGCGATCGTCGAGGAACGCAGCCTGACGAAGGCCGGCGAGCGGCTCGCGTTGTCGCAGCCGGCCGTCAGCTATTCGCTCGGCCGGCTGCGCACGCTGTTCGACGATCCGCTGTTCGTGCGCACGCGCTCGGGCATGCAGCCGACGCCGGTCGCGCTCGAACTCGCGGGCATCGTCGGCAAGGCGCTCGACATGGTGCGCGTGGCGCTGCGCTACGCGGAGCGCTTCGATCCGGCCACGAGCACGCGCACGTTCCGGCTGTCGTTGTCGGATGCCGGCGAGATGGCGTACCTGCCGGCGATCTGCCAGGCGCTGCGCGAGCGCGCGCCGCGCGTGACGCTGAGCGTGCAGCCGCTGCCGGTGGAAGAGATCGAGGAAGCGCTGCGCGCGAGCCGGCTCGATTTCGCGATCGGCAACCTGCCGGAACTGATGCCGCGTACGCGCCACCAGGTGCTGTTCGAGGAAACGTATGTGTGCATGACGGGCCGCCGGCGCGGGTTGCCGAGCGGCGGCGCGCTGAGCCTCGAGCAATTCGTGCGCGCCGCGCACGTCAACGTGAAATCGGTCGAGCACAGCCACCACGCGCTCGACGACGCGTTGCGCGCGCAGGGTGTGGGCCGCAACATCGCGCTCGAGGTGCCGCACTTCGTCGCGCTGCCGAGCGTGCTGTCGGTCACGGATCTCTACGCGACGCTGCCGAAGCGGCTCGCGCGGATCCTGAACCGCGACAACGCGTTCCGCCTGTACGACCTGCCCGTCACGCTGCCGCCCGCGCCGGTGACGATGCACTGGCACGAGCATTTCCATGAAGACGAAGGCAACGCGTGGATGCGCACGCTGCTGGCCGAGCTTGTCGAGGGGTTCGACAACGCGTGA
- a CDS encoding aromatic ring-hydroxylating oxygenase subunit alpha: MSDIPYQTIDTRALHGLAQPDRIAPAMYHDPALFEAELERIFYRTWIWVAHESELPNPGDFITTTIGRQPVIVVRDKTGAINVLQNRCRHRGATVCESHKGNAKGFTCPYHSWSYALDGTLRALPYGDGYEGVCEKGDLPLVKLRVGVYQGLVFASFNDTIEPLEDFLGGAKPWIDLFMKQGAGYPIKANGEHKFKFKGNWKIQLENTTDLYHFPVVHKSWMKSIDDETAAAITSFMTSEDAFCRGLGNGHSLAVLMPELIDLDEDDGAPLPERFAPLAAKLAERHSPDEVRRIVRSLMGVGFNLNLFPNLALSMAFFRVLRPIAANETEIRHVALAMDGGPDEANRERLRIHEHFQGPFGFGSPDDAEAWERVQRGAHAGPDVPILVNRGLNRETTAANGEKTAHATDETGMREAYQQWRKMMEQQ; encoded by the coding sequence ATGAGCGACATTCCCTACCAGACGATCGACACCCGTGCGTTGCACGGCCTCGCGCAACCCGACCGCATCGCGCCGGCGATGTATCACGATCCCGCGCTGTTCGAAGCCGAGCTCGAGCGCATCTTCTACCGCACCTGGATCTGGGTCGCGCACGAGAGCGAGCTGCCGAATCCGGGCGACTTCATCACGACGACGATCGGCCGCCAGCCGGTGATCGTCGTGCGCGACAAGACCGGCGCAATCAACGTGCTGCAGAACCGCTGCCGCCATCGCGGAGCGACCGTCTGCGAATCGCACAAGGGCAACGCAAAGGGCTTCACGTGCCCGTATCACAGCTGGTCGTACGCGCTCGACGGCACGTTGCGCGCGCTGCCGTACGGCGACGGCTACGAAGGCGTGTGCGAGAAAGGCGACCTGCCGCTCGTGAAGCTGCGCGTCGGCGTGTACCAGGGGCTGGTCTTCGCGAGCTTCAACGACACGATCGAGCCGCTCGAGGATTTCCTCGGCGGTGCGAAGCCGTGGATCGACCTGTTCATGAAGCAGGGCGCCGGCTACCCGATCAAGGCGAACGGCGAGCACAAGTTCAAGTTCAAGGGCAACTGGAAAATCCAGCTCGAGAACACGACCGACCTCTATCACTTCCCGGTCGTGCACAAGTCGTGGATGAAGTCGATCGACGACGAGACGGCCGCCGCGATCACGAGCTTCATGACGAGCGAGGACGCGTTCTGCCGCGGGCTCGGCAACGGCCACAGCCTCGCGGTGCTGATGCCCGAGCTGATCGATCTCGACGAAGACGACGGCGCACCGCTGCCCGAGCGCTTCGCGCCGCTCGCGGCGAAGCTCGCCGAGCGCCACTCGCCGGACGAAGTGCGCCGCATCGTGCGCTCGCTGATGGGTGTCGGCTTCAACCTGAACCTGTTCCCGAACCTCGCGCTGTCGATGGCGTTCTTCCGCGTGCTGCGGCCGATCGCGGCAAACGAAACCGAGATCCGCCATGTCGCGCTCGCGATGGACGGCGGCCCCGACGAAGCGAACCGCGAGCGGCTGCGCATTCACGAGCACTTCCAGGGCCCGTTCGGCTTCGGGAGCCCCGACGACGCGGAAGCGTGGGAGCGCGTGCAGCGCGGCGCGCACGCGGGCCCCGACGTGCCGATCCTCGTGAATCGCGGGCTGAACCGCGAGACGACCGCCGCGAACGGCGAAAAGACCGCCCATGCGACCGACGAAACCGGCATGCGCGAGGCCTACCAGCAATGGCGCAAGATGATGGAGCAGCAATGA
- a CDS encoding aromatic-ring-hydroxylating dioxygenase subunit beta, whose product MMDDRNALFSEQTFARAVEFVWREAEMLDRRDYRAWLDLWDPAGHYVVPIDPDTTDFAATLNYVFDDQDMREKRVQRMVSGYSASAADAARTVRTVSRFTLESGSAGTVELKSAQVVVAYKRGVATLFAADVTHTLHVDAEGEMRIAEKVVRLIDSTEALSAIGFLL is encoded by the coding sequence ATGATGGACGACCGCAACGCCCTCTTTTCCGAGCAGACCTTCGCCCGCGCGGTCGAATTCGTGTGGCGCGAAGCCGAGATGCTCGACCGCCGCGACTATCGCGCATGGCTCGACCTGTGGGATCCGGCCGGTCACTACGTGGTGCCGATCGATCCCGACACGACCGATTTCGCCGCGACGCTGAACTACGTGTTCGACGACCAGGACATGCGCGAGAAGCGCGTGCAACGGATGGTGTCCGGCTACTCGGCGTCGGCCGCCGACGCGGCGCGCACGGTGCGCACCGTGTCGCGCTTCACGCTGGAAAGCGGCAGCGCCGGCACCGTCGAGCTGAAATCGGCGCAGGTCGTCGTCGCGTACAAGCGCGGCGTCGCGACGCTGTTCGCGGCCGACGTCACGCACACGCTGCACGTCGATGCCGAAGGCGAGATGCGGATTGCCGAAAAGGTCGTGCGCCTGATCGACTCGACCGAAGCGCTCAGCGCGATCGGCTTCCTGCTGTGA
- a CDS encoding tautomerase family protein: protein MPTLEVFLPAGHDDARKAELIARLSGATVDAIGAPLESVRVLLTELPATHIGLGGRTAADGAPPSLPVIVAILIAGRTDEQKRALIAALSNAGANVLDAPLQATRVIIKDIPNTDFGIGGRTARALGR from the coding sequence ATGCCCACACTCGAAGTATTCCTGCCCGCCGGCCATGACGATGCACGCAAGGCCGAACTGATCGCGCGGCTCAGCGGTGCGACCGTCGACGCGATCGGTGCACCGCTCGAATCGGTGCGCGTGCTGCTCACCGAATTGCCCGCCACGCATATCGGCCTCGGCGGGCGCACCGCCGCCGACGGCGCGCCGCCGTCGCTGCCCGTGATCGTCGCGATCCTGATCGCCGGCCGCACCGATGAACAAAAGCGCGCGCTGATCGCCGCGTTGTCCAACGCGGGCGCGAACGTGCTCGATGCACCGCTGCAGGCCACGCGCGTGATCATCAAGGACATCCCGAACACCGACTTCGGCATCGGCGGCCGGACCGCGCGGGCGCTGGGGCGCTGA
- a CDS encoding ATP-binding protein, with the protein MRSARAGAMLAFRPRDAARLHPKPIMSFPDEDDFHRLLDALTTCVLLHDAQTKAIVWANRAACIALGFSVEELLPLKAPDMTRPEPKYQREIAVSAWDRALVDGPQVYEWCYRSRTGVDMLSEATATYVPLRGRDVVMVQFRDISAEEAVRRQLRRYEARLREFMQDLDEGIAVVTPRGGVQFISESGRRVLGLAPDEALGEVLDYCSEADRDRLVAQLHDAPSACPSAPQRYRIVRRDGSPCWLRILCRQVEIEGDLDGLLVQFRDVSDEVAIEDARRAEARMLEHAGRYNAMGEMASVIAHELSQPLAAVRNFIEGAVQRLNGRGAIDDAIWGLRSADRQAEHAALIIKSVREFIVKREPVVALADLRDILADVAYFIELRAKDAGVTVAIVQADAPLPIRCERVLIGQVILNLAFNAIEAFAGCDRAPRMLTLGTANVAGHAELRAIDNGPGIAAGAHGRLFDGFSSSKAGGNGIGLSLCKSIVTRHGGRIGASPAEGGGLDCRVTLPLAGA; encoded by the coding sequence ATGCGATCGGCGCGCGCCGGTGCTATGTTGGCTTTCCGGCCGCGCGACGCCGCGCGCCTTCATCCGAAGCCGATCATGAGTTTCCCTGACGAAGACGATTTCCACCGGCTGCTCGACGCGCTGACCACTTGCGTGCTGCTGCACGACGCGCAGACGAAGGCGATCGTGTGGGCGAACCGCGCCGCGTGCATCGCGCTCGGTTTTTCCGTCGAGGAACTGCTGCCGCTGAAGGCGCCGGACATGACGCGTCCCGAGCCGAAATACCAGCGCGAGATCGCCGTGAGCGCGTGGGATCGCGCGCTCGTCGACGGGCCGCAGGTGTACGAATGGTGCTACCGGTCGCGCACGGGCGTCGACATGCTGTCCGAGGCGACCGCCACCTACGTGCCGCTGCGCGGGCGCGACGTCGTGATGGTGCAGTTCCGCGACATCAGCGCGGAAGAGGCGGTGCGCCGGCAACTGCGCCGCTACGAGGCGCGGCTGCGCGAATTCATGCAGGATCTCGACGAAGGTATCGCGGTCGTCACGCCGCGCGGCGGCGTGCAGTTCATCAGCGAGTCGGGCCGTCGCGTGCTCGGGCTCGCGCCCGACGAAGCGCTCGGCGAGGTGCTCGACTACTGCTCCGAGGCCGATCGCGACCGGCTCGTCGCGCAATTGCACGATGCGCCGTCCGCGTGCCCGTCCGCGCCGCAGCGCTACCGGATCGTGCGGCGCGACGGCTCGCCGTGCTGGCTGCGCATCCTGTGCCGGCAGGTCGAGATCGAGGGCGACCTCGACGGGCTGCTCGTGCAGTTTCGCGACGTGAGCGACGAAGTCGCGATCGAGGACGCACGCCGCGCCGAAGCGCGCATGCTCGAACACGCGGGCCGCTACAACGCGATGGGCGAGATGGCGAGCGTGATCGCGCACGAGCTGAGCCAGCCGCTCGCGGCCGTGCGCAATTTCATCGAAGGGGCGGTGCAGCGGCTGAACGGGCGCGGCGCCATCGACGACGCGATCTGGGGGCTGCGCAGCGCGGACCGCCAGGCCGAGCACGCGGCGCTGATCATCAAGAGCGTGCGCGAATTCATCGTGAAGCGCGAGCCGGTCGTCGCGCTCGCCGACCTGCGCGACATCCTCGCGGACGTCGCGTATTTCATCGAGCTGCGTGCGAAGGATGCTGGCGTGACGGTCGCGATCGTGCAGGCCGATGCGCCGCTGCCGATCCGTTGCGAGCGCGTGCTGATCGGGCAGGTGATCCTGAATCTCGCGTTCAATGCGATCGAGGCGTTCGCCGGTTGCGATCGCGCGCCGCGCATGCTGACGCTCGGCACCGCGAACGTGGCCGGGCACGCCGAGCTGCGCGCGATCGACAACGGCCCGGGCATCGCGGCCGGTGCGCACGGCCGGCTGTTCGACGGCTTCTCGTCGTCGAAGGCCGGCGGCAACGGGATCGGACTGTCGCTGTGCAAGAGCATCGTGACGCGCCACGGCGGCCGGATCGGCGCGAGCCCGGCCGAGGGCGGCGGGCTCGACTGCCGCGTGACGCTGCCGCTCGCGGGCGCGTAG
- a CDS encoding acyl-CoA dehydrogenase family protein translates to MPQAALAIEPAPSSQPVAGTAAAPLSPLDAVIETVAARRDEFDRLSHVPRDVIALFRQAGIYRAGTPRRFGGDALAPTAFLDMIERIATADGSAAWVASFGSANVYLAALPLETQAELYASGPDQVFAGGLFPVQPAQSAPGGWRVNGTWKFASGCKGADWLGVGIAVPGAQDAAPNKPRTAVFRAADVEIVENWSVVGMQGTGSHDLRVDDRFVPEAWTFVRGGEPTVDEPLYRYPTVAYAAQVLAVVNLGLARAALDVANRMSGGRQTTTGAPRLADRAYFRIELAKAEAQLRSARAFFYDATDTVWQSILAGNPVTPDQVSLLRLAATHVAREGASVVERAYRLGGTAAIYRTHPLQRLLRDAMVVTQHAFLAEGNFDGAGAVFTGVTPFPGYL, encoded by the coding sequence ATGCCGCAAGCCGCCCTCGCCATCGAACCCGCGCCGTCCTCCCAGCCCGTGGCAGGCACCGCGGCCGCGCCGTTGTCGCCGCTCGACGCCGTGATCGAAACCGTCGCCGCGCGCCGCGACGAATTCGATCGCCTGTCGCACGTGCCGCGTGACGTGATCGCGCTGTTCAGGCAGGCCGGCATCTATCGCGCGGGCACGCCGCGCCGCTTCGGCGGCGACGCGCTCGCGCCGACTGCCTTCCTCGACATGATCGAACGGATCGCGACCGCCGACGGCTCGGCCGCATGGGTCGCGAGCTTCGGCTCCGCGAACGTCTATCTCGCCGCGCTGCCGCTCGAGACCCAGGCCGAGCTGTACGCGAGCGGCCCCGACCAGGTGTTCGCGGGCGGCCTGTTCCCGGTGCAGCCGGCGCAGTCCGCGCCGGGCGGCTGGCGCGTGAACGGCACGTGGAAATTCGCGAGCGGCTGCAAGGGTGCCGACTGGCTCGGCGTCGGCATCGCCGTGCCCGGCGCGCAGGACGCCGCACCGAACAAGCCGCGCACGGCCGTGTTCCGCGCGGCCGATGTCGAGATCGTCGAGAACTGGAGCGTGGTCGGCATGCAGGGCACCGGCAGCCACGACCTGCGCGTCGACGACCGCTTCGTGCCCGAAGCGTGGACCTTCGTGCGCGGCGGCGAGCCGACCGTCGACGAGCCGCTGTACCGCTACCCGACCGTCGCGTATGCGGCGCAGGTGCTGGCCGTCGTCAATCTCGGCCTCGCCCGCGCGGCGCTCGACGTCGCGAACCGCATGTCGGGCGGCCGGCAGACGACGACCGGCGCGCCGCGCCTCGCCGATCGCGCGTATTTCCGCATCGAGCTCGCGAAGGCCGAAGCGCAACTGCGCTCGGCACGCGCGTTCTTCTACGACGCAACCGACACGGTGTGGCAATCGATCCTCGCGGGCAATCCCGTGACGCCCGACCAGGTCAGCCTGCTGCGGCTCGCGGCCACGCATGTCGCACGCGAAGGCGCGAGCGTCGTCGAACGCGCGTACCGCCTCGGCGGCACGGCGGCGATCTATCGCACGCATCCGCTTCAGCGGCTGCTGCGCGACGCGATGGTCGTCACGCAGCATGCGTTTCTCGCGGAAGGCAACTTCGACGGCGCGGGCGCGGTGTTCACCGGCGTCACGCCGTTTCCCGGCTACCTGTAA